The following coding sequences lie in one Treponema sp. OMZ 790 genomic window:
- a CDS encoding WecB/TagA/CpsF family glycosyltransferase — MAVKRIKFLNVPLDVLHEEDIEETVMSLLNKKGPQQVIFMTIWDVLRARCNGEFRNMVEEAALCLPVSKSLIRGARFLKKDVPVRRQQFSVVIDFLNVIDSHYKSLYLFGGRQESLLIAEKNVRSTFPGLKLVGRFAGYYHKSMEPHIISAISKAEPSIVIVSKGIPGGRKWIYRNKEHFNSGIFIRYANLIDIFSKFKKRPSEKLFNSGWDFIVPVIKNPFRIFTFFGYLWYNILLLFYRLFRKDK, encoded by the coding sequence GTGGCTGTAAAAAGAATTAAATTTTTAAATGTTCCGCTTGATGTTTTACATGAAGAAGATATTGAAGAAACCGTGATGTCTCTTTTAAATAAAAAAGGGCCGCAACAGGTTATATTTATGACCATTTGGGATGTGCTTCGAGCCCGCTGTAACGGGGAGTTTAGAAACATGGTTGAAGAAGCGGCTCTTTGTTTGCCGGTTTCAAAAAGCTTGATACGCGGAGCCCGTTTTTTAAAAAAAGATGTGCCTGTAAGACGGCAGCAGTTTTCGGTAGTTATCGATTTTTTAAACGTAATAGATTCTCACTATAAAAGCCTCTATCTTTTCGGCGGACGGCAGGAAAGCCTTCTCATTGCCGAAAAAAATGTCAGAAGCACCTTTCCCGGGCTGAAACTTGTCGGCCGCTTTGCAGGTTACTATCACAAATCTATGGAGCCTCATATTATTTCTGCTATTTCAAAGGCAGAACCTTCGATTGTTATCGTCAGCAAAGGAATCCCGGGCGGACGAAAATGGATTTACCGCAACAAAGAGCATTTTAATTCAGGTATTTTTATCCGCTATGCAAACTTGATCGATATTTTTTCTAAATTTAAAAAACGTCCTTCCGAAAAGCTTTTTAATTCGGGATGGGATTTTATAGTTCCCGTTATCAAAAATCCTTTTAGAATATTTACCTTTTTCGGTTATCTTTGGTATAATATTCTGTTATTGTTTTATAGGCTGTTCAGAAAAGATAAATAG
- a CDS encoding CPBP family intramembrane glutamic endopeptidase, producing MDKKNIKPIFEIASLYAVVVFFVYFVGKYSSYIAYYGFADPSNRSETYKSYAYLIMSISLCFMLLFILYLYKLKLNDIIKFSKFNLGFVIKLLFIQLAMPFILNINSSKDISLIFGCIKFWFEALQGKKIIISQTLFKPQIDLNWFMIAYTIIVGPIIEEIFYKHVIYHKLKTIISVRIAIIITGVLFFYGHIPYYELKISMLSLLSLGLLTTYCYEKTNTVWSSIIIHSAYNAYVTFIPTTKINLRILIYLIFFIATLVMLTIELIKYLKNKKTFNLVQSDSPSQD from the coding sequence ATGGATAAAAAAAATATAAAACCTATTTTTGAGATCGCAAGTTTATATGCTGTAGTTGTGTTTTTTGTATATTTTGTAGGTAAATATTCTTCTTATATTGCTTATTATGGTTTTGCGGATCCCTCAAACCGTAGTGAAACATATAAATCTTATGCATACCTTATTATGAGTATATCTTTATGTTTTATGTTGCTTTTTATTTTATATCTTTACAAGTTAAAATTAAACGATATTATAAAATTTTCTAAATTCAATTTAGGTTTTGTTATAAAATTGCTTTTTATTCAGCTGGCAATGCCTTTTATATTGAATATTAATTCTTCAAAAGATATAAGTTTAATTTTTGGCTGTATTAAATTTTGGTTTGAGGCTTTACAAGGTAAAAAAATTATAATATCTCAAACACTGTTTAAACCGCAAATTGACCTAAATTGGTTTATGATTGCATATACTATTATTGTTGGGCCGATAATCGAAGAAATATTTTATAAACATGTTATCTATCATAAACTAAAAACTATTATATCCGTTAGAATTGCTATTATTATAACCGGAGTTTTGTTTTTTTACGGACATATACCTTATTATGAGTTAAAAATAAGTATGTTAAGTTTGCTTTCACTCGGCCTTTTAACTACTTATTGCTATGAAAAAACAAATACGGTTTGGTCATCAATAATTATTCATTCTGCATATAATGCTTATGTTACGTTTATACCTACAACTAAAATAAATTTACGTATATTAATTTATTTAATTTTTTTTATCGCAACTCTTGTAATGTTGACAATCGAACTTATCAAATACCTAAAAAATAAAAAAACTTTTAATCTTGTACAATCAGATTCTCCATCTCAAGATTGA
- a CDS encoding CPBP family intramembrane glutamic endopeptidase yields MDKKNIKPIFEIAILYAVFLFFVYFVSKYAPYIAYYGFADPSNRSETYKSYAYLIMSISLCLILLLILCLCKLKLKNVIKFSKFNMRLIIKLLIFQYAFMFITAFISWNNLVSIFNAVKFWFEALQGKRIVMYQTLFKSQINIDLGVFFILYTIIVGPIVEELFFREIIYNKLKKILSIKFSVGITAVLYAFIHIKDFTINIDIVYLMFLGILLTYCYEKTESVWASISLHAIYNGFNTIIKCLKQDSAILLYLVIFTIAIIIMIIELIKHVKMRKTFNLVQSDSLSESEK; encoded by the coding sequence ATGGATAAAAAGAATATAAAACCTATTTTTGAGATCGCAATTTTATATGCTGTATTTCTTTTTTTTGTATATTTTGTAAGTAAATATGCTCCTTATATTGCTTATTATGGTTTTGCGGATCCCTCAAACCGTAGCGAAACATATAAATCTTATGCATACCTTATTATGAGCATATCTTTATGTCTTATTTTACTTCTTATTTTGTGTCTTTGTAAATTAAAACTAAAAAATGTTATAAAATTTTCTAAATTTAATATGAGGCTTATAATAAAATTATTGATTTTTCAATATGCATTTATGTTTATAACAGCTTTTATTTCATGGAATAATCTTGTATCTATTTTTAATGCCGTTAAATTTTGGTTTGAAGCATTGCAGGGTAAAAGAATTGTGATGTATCAAACACTGTTTAAATCACAAATTAATATTGATCTTGGAGTTTTTTTTATTTTATACACAATAATAGTAGGTCCTATAGTTGAAGAGTTATTTTTTCGAGAAATTATTTATAATAAATTAAAAAAAATATTATCGATTAAATTTTCTGTCGGCATAACGGCTGTCCTATATGCGTTTATTCATATTAAAGATTTTACAATTAATATTGATATTGTTTATCTTATGTTTCTCGGTATTTTACTTACATATTGTTATGAGAAAACCGAAAGTGTTTGGGCATCTATAAGTTTACATGCTATATATAATGGATTTAATACTATTATTAAATGTTTAAAACAGGATTCTGCAATATTGTTGTATCTTGTCATTTTTACTATAGCCATTATAATCATGATAATTGAGCTTATTAAACACGTAAAAATGCGAAAAACTTTTAATCTTGTACAATCAGATTCTCTATCGGAGAGTGAAAAATAA
- a CDS encoding CPBP family intramembrane glutamic endopeptidase, producing the protein MNKKVIKELCFLFILYILVFYINSYIHKFLLNNFYNCYYALFGKYNGIVDLLISLLFIIVLYLLYLKEIKIIFTYKKINFFFIVKSLIYILSIGMIYYIIYFIFDDSFLFNFFKYFNDILSGKKNITIYDILILEKSLRPRFEPFMMIEVVIFGPIFEEILYRGLMYNKLKEISNAFIAVLISSILFAFLHIPKYGFGINTFFLFLVGILLAYCYEKTNNIYVPIFVHSISNFFIFLFNYVYFYFLIIIYFIIFIAGIIIAIQEIKKYLKMRKTFYRVQSGSPYKD; encoded by the coding sequence ATGAATAAAAAAGTAATAAAAGAACTGTGCTTTCTTTTTATATTGTATATTCTTGTTTTTTATATAAATTCGTATATTCATAAGTTTTTATTAAATAATTTTTATAATTGCTATTATGCTTTATTCGGTAAATATAATGGAATTGTTGATCTTTTAATATCTTTACTATTTATAATTGTTTTGTATTTATTGTATCTAAAAGAAATAAAAATAATATTTACTTATAAAAAAATAAATTTCTTTTTTATTGTAAAAAGTTTGATTTATATATTATCAATTGGAATGATATATTATATAATATACTTTATATTTGATGATTCTTTTCTTTTTAATTTTTTTAAATATTTTAATGATATTTTAAGTGGCAAAAAAAATATTACTATATATGATATTCTGATTTTAGAAAAATCGCTAAGACCTCGTTTTGAACCTTTTATGATGATAGAGGTTGTAATTTTTGGCCCTATTTTTGAAGAAATACTATATAGAGGGCTTATGTATAATAAATTAAAAGAAATAAGTAATGCCTTTATTGCTGTACTTATTTCTTCAATACTTTTTGCTTTTTTACACATACCAAAGTACGGTTTTGGAATAAATACATTCTTTTTGTTTTTAGTAGGAATTTTATTGGCTTATTGTTATGAAAAAACTAATAATATTTATGTTCCTATTTTTGTTCATTCAATTAGTAATTTTTTTATTTTTTTATTTAATTATGTATATTTTTATTTTTTAATAATTATTTATTTTATAATTTTTATTGCCGGTATAATAATAGCTATACAAGAAATAAAAAAATACCTAAAAATGCGAAAGACTTTTTATCGTGTACAATCAGGTTCTCCATATAAAGATTGA
- a CDS encoding CPBP family intramembrane glutamic endopeptidase, with protein MNSNIKKAFLNFWWLSSILLFLILWKSVQILNPDMSILNLKKRYLYGIIVIVDLYWVICCFKINRINVKEYFKFKNPNFLLILKYTLIVLAISEIYYQFNTLIPDIKYSFNFFKENMGRITYYDVFRNPNLWNYVLICGMIFAPVAEELFFRYYMYNNLKYKYSSVFIANIISSVIFGLFHISMYGYDLNAVMMISMGGMALAYCYEKTRTIWTPMIMHSLHNGLVSFGQCLTTPFFTILTLTYIILGGSFGIIELIKYLKRRKTFNEIQTDTLPNAQK; from the coding sequence ATGAATAGCAATATTAAAAAAGCTTTTTTAAATTTTTGGTGGCTTTCAAGTATCCTCTTATTCTTAATACTTTGGAAGTCGGTACAAATATTAAATCCTGATATGTCTATACTGAATTTAAAAAAAAGATATTTATATGGAATAATAGTTATTGTAGACTTGTATTGGGTTATTTGTTGTTTTAAAATAAACCGTATTAACGTTAAAGAATATTTTAAATTTAAAAATCCTAATTTTCTTTTAATTTTAAAATATACTTTGATTGTTTTAGCAATAAGTGAAATTTATTATCAGTTTAATACACTTATTCCTGATATAAAATATTCTTTTAATTTTTTTAAAGAAAATATGGGAAGAATAACATATTATGATGTTTTTAGAAATCCGAATTTGTGGAACTATGTTCTTATTTGTGGAATGATATTTGCACCTGTGGCGGAAGAATTGTTTTTCAGATATTATATGTATAATAATTTAAAGTATAAATATTCGAGTGTCTTTATAGCTAATATTATTTCAAGTGTAATATTCGGTCTTTTTCATATTAGTATGTATGGATATGATCTTAATGCTGTTATGATGATAAGTATGGGCGGTATGGCTCTTGCATACTGTTATGAAAAAACAAGAACCATTTGGACACCGATGATTATGCATTCCCTTCATAACGGTCTTGTATCTTTTGGACAATGTTTAACTACCCCTTTTTTTACTATATTAACACTTACTTATATAATTTTAGGCGGAAGTTTTGGAATAATTGAACTTATTAAATACCTAAAAAGGAGAAAAACTTTTAATGAAATACAAACTGATACCTTACCTAATGCACAAAAATGA
- a CDS encoding McbB family protein codes for MKYKLIPYLMHKNDEITVIQNEKTTCIINDTNLIDFFTSNDDDYNLSFTLEDLKERYGDNADACLDFLLKNLLAIKDEFTAKPINRLYFFTNSKEIASSLKFNLSGLNIPYDVITFDINTLNTELFLNLDKEAVHYIVLNPFNYKLYTKLANCLKENNVIHKFVFYYNYSFYFTNYYKADWYNPCPLCYFSHLEGSLRAQSKLTGNVSFQTIIDLIYTKNAYFNTESIIDNFKIIRLINEIIDDITDLNDYTVKLIKQLNMKTGKTDYDIAIPWEVCPCHE; via the coding sequence ATGAAATACAAACTGATACCTTACCTAATGCACAAAAATGATGAGATTACCGTCATTCAAAATGAAAAAACTACCTGCATTATAAACGATACAAATCTAATAGATTTTTTTACAAGTAATGATGACGATTACAATCTTAGCTTTACACTTGAAGACCTTAAAGAACGATACGGCGATAATGCGGATGCCTGTTTAGATTTTTTATTAAAAAATTTATTGGCAATTAAAGACGAATTTACGGCTAAGCCGATAAATCGGCTTTATTTTTTTACTAATTCAAAAGAAATTGCTTCTTCATTAAAATTCAATTTATCGGGATTAAATATTCCCTATGATGTTATCACCTTCGATATAAATACACTAAATACCGAATTATTTTTAAATCTTGATAAGGAAGCTGTACATTATATTGTTTTAAATCCCTTTAATTATAAACTATATACAAAACTTGCAAACTGCTTAAAAGAAAATAATGTTATCCATAAATTTGTTTTTTATTATAATTATAGTTTTTATTTTACAAATTATTATAAAGCCGATTGGTATAACCCATGTCCCTTATGTTATTTTAGTCATTTGGAAGGTTCTTTACGCGCACAATCAAAACTTACAGGCAATGTTTCATTTCAAACAATTATCGATCTTATATACACAAAAAATGCATATTTTAATACCGAAAGCATTATAGATAATTTTAAAATTATCAGGCTGATAAATGAGATTATAGACGACATAACCGATTTAAATGATTATACCGTAAAGCTTATAAAACAATTAAACATGAAAACGGGCAAAACCGATTATGATATTGCAATCCCTTGGGAGGTTTGTCCCTGTCATGAATAA
- a CDS encoding YcaO-like family protein gives MYGFSFNIGATAFKNDLKTIACNKNLYYAAAVGGAVRNTKYEAALCAIGEAYERNGLIEYNNISNKNIYSFSLLDNTIHIFSLDELKQKNVFFDSCGCAAHVSSYNCIENAFFEFLERQSFIFWYLSKGKSYKIDKNILHKYNSYNIYFNNFECYEISLLESCYVVFFIGELKGKIAVSLGSGKNINTAIISALNELHQMYLSLLNGIKIDDSKPKDYSETYLSIAPERIKKTFEFINENAVNYIDRTEKQYISINNEVKLLNQKYKMNPLVSFLPLNETKINNIKVCKIFDLNWFPSLLPKTFDKKTYDFIESVTGKTLDKRCTYIPFP, from the coding sequence ATGTACGGCTTTTCATTTAATATAGGTGCAACAGCATTTAAAAATGATTTAAAAACTATAGCTTGTAATAAAAATCTTTATTATGCAGCTGCCGTAGGCGGTGCCGTAAGAAATACTAAATATGAAGCTGCTCTTTGTGCAATCGGCGAAGCCTATGAAAGAAACGGGTTAATAGAATATAATAATATTTCAAATAAGAATATTTACTCTTTTTCTTTGCTTGATAATACTATTCATATTTTTTCACTTGATGAGCTAAAACAAAAGAATGTTTTTTTTGATTCTTGCGGATGTGCAGCCCATGTAAGTTCGTATAACTGTATTGAAAATGCTTTTTTTGAGTTTTTGGAAAGGCAAAGTTTTATTTTTTGGTATCTTTCAAAGGGCAAAAGTTATAAGATAGATAAAAATATTTTGCACAAATATAACAGCTATAATATTTATTTTAATAATTTTGAATGTTATGAAATAAGTTTACTTGAATCCTGTTATGTTGTCTTTTTTATCGGAGAATTAAAAGGCAAAATAGCGGTTTCTTTAGGTTCAGGTAAAAATATAAATACGGCGATTATTTCAGCCTTAAATGAATTACATCAAATGTACTTAAGTCTCCTCAACGGTATAAAAATAGATGATAGTAAACCCAAGGATTATTCCGAAACATATTTATCAATAGCACCTGAAAGAATAAAAAAAACTTTTGAGTTTATAAATGAAAATGCCGTAAATTATATTGACCGCACTGAGAAACAATATATTTCTATAAATAATGAGGTAAAACTATTAAATCAAAAATACAAAATGAATCCTCTTGTCTCTTTTTTGCCTCTTAATGAAACAAAAATAAACAATATTAAGGTGTGTAAAATTTTTGATTTAAATTGGTTTCCATCTCTTTTACCTAAGACTTTTGATAAAAAAACTTATGATTTTATAGAATCGGTTACAGGTAAAACTTTGGATAAACGATGCACCTATATTCCTTTTCCATAA
- a CDS encoding ABC transporter ATP-binding protein: MLNKKNLNRWAASFIKPFFSALFFLLCFSLIGNYASTFEPLFTGKIIDALTLKDRTAFFSFLKIIILFQIAGLVFSLLSSWFQFLLQRKMTVYTESRLYLNLLHLPPKGSSEQDSGKLLNLFLSDLGIMTGIYTSQIPSIITSIIMMGIIGFRLFKIDVFIFCLTLIVSVIPVFLAKYFGTKQAAVNEVQRKRQDEYTAYISETIRGLQEIKNNSSQKFFIYKFKNILKYIFIHVKESTIIGMQSSSSSFFTNFTINISLFAIIGLTVLEGKNTVGTITAALMYSQKFRSLVSSCAETYKGIIVSFVSVERLKSIFDERQNSFSLVKEEKNTSNIKKIKIENLRFAYKKNNFLFKNLNTEFKFPGLYLIKGENGSGKTSLFNIISGNISLKTESVLEGKIIFCNLASRLSYISQNPFIFSGTIKENLLFGKKADTLTINDVLTKTKLNKVIDSLDKGLDTQLGGKEHILSQGQIQRLALSRCLLQTGEVILFDEVENALDSETNLALHSLLSRLKTQKLILMITHRSSYDSIADGVFKIAKRGVL, from the coding sequence ATGTTAAATAAAAAAAATTTAAACCGTTGGGCTGCCTCATTTATAAAGCCGTTTTTTTCGGCCTTGTTTTTTCTCCTTTGTTTTTCTCTTATCGGTAATTATGCATCCACCTTTGAACCTCTATTTACAGGGAAGATAATCGATGCTTTAACCTTAAAAGATAGGACGGCTTTTTTTTCCTTTTTAAAGATCATTATTCTTTTTCAAATTGCAGGGCTTGTTTTTTCGCTTTTAAGTTCTTGGTTTCAGTTTTTGCTTCAGCGTAAAATGACCGTTTATACCGAAAGCCGTCTTTATTTAAACCTCTTACATTTACCGCCTAAGGGAAGTTCCGAGCAGGATTCGGGTAAACTTTTAAATCTTTTTTTATCCGATTTAGGCATAATGACGGGTATCTATACTTCTCAAATTCCTTCTATAATTACCTCCATTATTATGATGGGTATAATAGGTTTTAGGCTATTTAAAATAGATGTATTTATTTTTTGTCTTACGCTCATAGTTTCGGTTATTCCCGTTTTTTTGGCAAAATATTTTGGAACAAAGCAGGCTGCCGTCAATGAGGTTCAGCGTAAAAGGCAGGATGAATATACTGCCTATATTAGCGAAACGATACGGGGTTTACAGGAGATAAAAAACAATTCTTCGCAAAAGTTTTTTATTTATAAGTTTAAAAATATTTTAAAATATATTTTTATACATGTTAAGGAATCTACGATTATCGGAATGCAGTCCTCTTCCTCTTCTTTTTTTACTAATTTTACCATAAACATTTCTTTGTTTGCCATTATCGGTTTAACCGTCCTTGAAGGAAAAAACACCGTCGGCACTATTACCGCAGCCCTCATGTATTCTCAAAAATTTAGAAGCCTTGTTTCTTCATGTGCCGAAACTTATAAGGGAATTATAGTTTCCTTTGTTTCGGTAGAGCGCTTAAAAAGTATTTTTGATGAAAGGCAAAATTCTTTTTCACTTGTAAAGGAAGAAAAAAATACTTCAAACATAAAAAAAATCAAAATAGAAAATTTAAGGTTTGCTTATAAAAAAAATAATTTTCTTTTTAAAAATCTAAATACCGAGTTTAAATTCCCAGGTCTTTATCTTATTAAGGGAGAGAACGGTTCAGGCAAAACTAGTCTTTTTAATATTATTTCGGGAAATATTAGTCTTAAAACTGAATCGGTATTAGAAGGTAAGATTATTTTTTGTAATCTTGCTTCAAGGCTTTCGTATATAAGTCAAAATCCTTTTATTTTTTCCGGTACTATAAAAGAAAATCTATTATTCGGTAAAAAAGCCGATACGCTTACAATAAACGATGTGTTGACAAAAACAAAATTAAATAAGGTTATCGATTCTTTGGATAAGGGGCTTGATACACAATTGGGCGGAAAAGAACATATCCTTTCGCAGGGGCAAATTCAGCGTCTTGCCCTAAGCCGCTGTCTCTTACAAACCGGCGAGGTTATCTTATTCGATGAGGTTGAAAATGCCCTCGATTCTGAAACAAACCTCGCATTACACTCTCTTTTATCCCGCCTTAAAACGCAAAAACTTATTTTAATGATAACACACCGCTCTTCCTATGACAGCATAGCTGATGGGGTGTTTAAAATAGCAAAAAGAGGTGTATTATGA
- a CDS encoding insulinase family protein has product MSNLIHGFEIISKNPLPEFNAVGIYARHKKTGLELYHVLNDDDENLFSYNFMTSSPNSTGVAHIIEHTVLCGSKNYPLKDPFMVLAKQSVNTFLNAMTYPDKTVYPASSVVEADYFNLMSVYGDAVFFPNLDEWAFKQEGHRFELDENGKMSAQGVVLNEMRANYSDFDGVMYDWAASSICQGSIYAKDSGGSPLEIPDLTYEEYKAFHKKYYHPVNCRIFLMGNIPTEKQMKFLEEKFLSKFEAAEKPPFVPPIEAYTEPRFFSVPAPAGGSASAEEEASLKDAVMLNWLLPETSDTEKLMQAYLIGEVLIGHSGAYLNKVLLESGIGEDLYPYNGIGKSLRNITLTIGMKGIEKGKHEDFKKLVFEALEELVKKGIDPKEIETAVHAIDFSNREIRRNYGPFGINLMERAMAGWAYGVSPEKTLQYTPVFEKVKKDLASDKRYIEKLIEKYLIKNKHHALVRVYPDADFCKRLDESLEKRAENFNAGLTDEDRRAMLKEQEKMNEFKQKSDSPEMLALIPHLSKKDLPPLPPPSPEELALIGKVPLVMHEQPTNGIGYFQLAFPVDALSEEDYKYLPLLSSCITGMGTDSLSWSEVSSTLANLMGGFSASAAVFTANKNLSLLKNTDKLRISDIAGRDWLFLSGKILGELIPEAVSFVLSFLNEISFDDTKRLNDLVTQRKNDFESLLALDGNSLALLRANAPLSEKNARREMLSGLTQLNFLRSLYSKVREDNSELNKLSKKLASIYKSIMSSGLIIELTGTKENLASLKTALEKNLKDFKAPDEADKIVFENPFKFKQAEQNRLELIPASLQVGFAVSVFKSAQFGSKEQASESILCKWLSSGPMWEKIRSIGGAYGAFTVPMSLEELLAFVSYRDPNPINSLLEFLNSIDQTLSEDFSEETIEKLITGRYSREIVPLTPAAKGAAAFRNLLSGISYSEKKEMVERMLETTADDLRSCAKKLSAQKDSLSSVVLASDTALSQKDAVKEFYPAPILSEKV; this is encoded by the coding sequence ATGAGCAATCTTATTCACGGCTTTGAAATTATAAGCAAAAATCCCTTACCCGAATTTAATGCTGTAGGCATTTATGCAAGGCATAAAAAGACAGGACTGGAACTTTATCATGTTTTAAACGATGACGATGAAAATCTTTTTTCATATAATTTTATGACGAGCTCTCCCAATTCGACGGGAGTCGCCCACATTATCGAGCACACGGTTTTATGCGGTTCTAAAAACTATCCGCTTAAAGACCCCTTTATGGTTTTGGCAAAGCAGAGCGTAAATACCTTTTTAAATGCAATGACCTATCCCGATAAGACTGTCTATCCTGCAAGCTCCGTGGTTGAAGCCGATTATTTTAACCTTATGTCGGTTTACGGGGATGCCGTCTTTTTTCCCAATCTTGATGAATGGGCCTTTAAGCAGGAAGGCCACCGCTTCGAGCTTGACGAAAACGGAAAGATGAGCGCGCAGGGAGTTGTCTTAAACGAGATGAGGGCAAATTATTCCGACTTTGACGGGGTGATGTATGATTGGGCTGCTTCTTCCATTTGTCAGGGCAGTATCTATGCTAAAGATTCTGGCGGCTCTCCATTGGAGATTCCCGATTTAACCTATGAAGAATACAAGGCCTTTCACAAAAAATACTATCATCCCGTAAACTGCCGAATTTTTTTGATGGGAAATATTCCGACCGAAAAGCAGATGAAATTTTTAGAAGAAAAATTCCTTTCCAAATTTGAAGCTGCCGAAAAGCCTCCATTTGTTCCGCCGATTGAAGCCTATACTGAACCACGCTTCTTTTCGGTACCGGCTCCTGCCGGCGGCTCGGCTTCCGCCGAGGAAGAAGCATCACTCAAGGATGCGGTCATGCTTAACTGGCTTCTTCCCGAAACTTCCGATACCGAAAAACTTATGCAGGCCTATCTTATAGGAGAGGTTTTAATAGGGCACAGCGGGGCATACTTAAATAAGGTTCTCCTTGAGTCCGGAATAGGGGAAGACCTTTACCCGTATAACGGAATCGGAAAGAGTCTTAGGAACATAACCCTCACAATCGGAATGAAGGGGATTGAAAAGGGAAAGCATGAAGATTTTAAAAAGCTTGTCTTTGAAGCTCTTGAAGAGCTTGTAAAAAAAGGTATCGATCCTAAAGAAATTGAAACGGCTGTCCACGCAATAGATTTTAGCAACAGGGAAATCAGGAGAAATTACGGCCCCTTCGGTATCAACCTTATGGAGAGGGCTATGGCAGGCTGGGCCTACGGGGTAAGTCCCGAAAAAACTCTCCAATACACGCCTGTATTCGAGAAGGTAAAAAAAGATCTTGCCTCCGATAAGCGGTATATCGAAAAGCTGATTGAAAAGTATTTGATAAAGAATAAGCATCATGCCCTTGTAAGAGTTTACCCTGATGCCGATTTTTGTAAACGCTTGGACGAAAGTCTCGAAAAAAGAGCCGAAAATTTTAATGCAGGTTTGACGGATGAGGATCGAAGGGCAATGCTTAAAGAACAGGAGAAGATGAATGAGTTTAAGCAAAAAAGCGACTCTCCCGAAATGCTCGCCCTCATTCCTCACTTGTCAAAAAAAGATCTGCCTCCTCTTCCGCCTCCAAGTCCTGAAGAACTTGCCCTTATCGGAAAGGTTCCACTTGTTATGCACGAACAGCCTACAAACGGAATAGGTTATTTTCAATTAGCTTTTCCTGTAGACGCCTTAAGTGAAGAAGATTATAAATACCTGCCCCTTCTTTCAAGCTGCATCACCGGGATGGGAACTGACAGCCTTTCATGGAGCGAGGTTTCTTCTACGCTCGCAAATTTAATGGGAGGCTTTTCGGCAAGTGCTGCCGTTTTTACCGCAAACAAAAATCTTTCTCTTCTTAAAAATACCGATAAGTTAAGGATCTCCGATATAGCCGGAAGGGATTGGCTTTTTCTTTCGGGGAAGATTCTCGGCGAATTGATTCCAGAAGCTGTCTCCTTTGTTTTGAGCTTTTTAAACGAAATTTCTTTTGACGATACAAAACGATTAAATGATTTGGTTACCCAGCGCAAAAACGATTTTGAAAGTCTCCTTGCCCTTGACGGAAACAGCCTCGCTCTTCTTAGGGCTAATGCTCCTCTATCCGAAAAAAATGCACGGAGGGAGATGCTTTCAGGATTAACCCAACTTAACTTTTTAAGAAGTCTATATTCAAAAGTAAGGGAAGATAATTCCGAACTGAATAAACTGTCAAAAAAACTGGCTTCAATATATAAATCGATTATGAGCTCGGGTTTGATTATCGAGCTTACGGGTACAAAAGAAAATCTTGCCTCTTTAAAAACCGCCCTTGAAAAAAACTTAAAAGATTTTAAGGCTCCGGATGAGGCAGATAAGATTGTCTTTGAAAATCCTTTTAAATTTAAGCAGGCGGAACAAAACAGGCTTGAGCTTATTCCGGCTTCCCTCCAAGTAGGTTTTGCAGTTTCGGTTTTTAAATCGGCTCAGTTCGGCTCAAAGGAGCAAGCCTCAGAGTCTATCTTGTGTAAGTGGCTTTCAAGCGGCCCGATGTGGGAAAAGATAAGAAGCATAGGAGGGGCCTACGGAGCCTTTACCGTTCCTATGTCCTTGGAAGAACTTTTAGCCTTTGTCTCCTATAGGGATCCGAATCCGATAAACTCTCTTTTGGAATTCTTAAACTCGATAGACCAAACATTGAGCGAAGATTTTTCGGAAGAGACAATCGAAAAGCTTATTACGGGAAGATACAGCAGGGAGATAGTTCCGCTTACGCCTGCGGCAAAGGGGGCGGCAGCCTTTAGGAACCTTCTTTCAGGGATTTCTTATTCCGAAAAAAAAGAAATGGTTGAAAGGATGCTTGAGACTACGGCTGATGACTTGAGGTCTTGTGCAAAAAAACTATCGGCTCAAAAGGATTCTCTTTCTTCGGTAGTGCTGGCTTCGGATACAGCCCTTTCTCAAAAAGATGCTGTCAAAGAATTTTATCCTGCTCCCATTCTTTCAGAGAAGGTTTAA